One genomic region from Octopus sinensis linkage group LG13, ASM634580v1, whole genome shotgun sequence encodes:
- the LOC115218287 gene encoding histone-lysine N-methyltransferase SETMAR-like has protein sequence MTKKDLPLLCLHEFKLGSNASQTATNLNRTWGEGSTSDRTIRKWFQNVRSGDEGLEDEGGRVCSCSLDNEQLKVVVEQHSGQSVREMSQELGVGISKVLYNLQKIDKVKKLDKWVPHELKEN, from the coding sequence ATGACAAAAAAGGACCTTCCCTTACTTTGCTTGCATGAGTTCAAGCTTGGGTCCAATGCCTCCCAAACTGCTACCAATCTCAACAGAACATGGGGAGAGGGGTCCACAAGTGATCGCACAATACGAAAGTGGTTTCAGAATGTCCGTAGTGGTGATGAAGGCCTTGAAGATGAAGGAGGTAGAGTATGTTCATGcagtcttgacaatgaacaaCTGAAAGTAGTTGTTGAACAACACTCAGgtcaaagtgtcagagaaatgtctcaggAACTTGGTGTGGGTATTTCAAAAGTCTTATACAATCTGCAGAAGATTGATAAGGTGAAAAAGCTCGATAAATGGGTACCGCATGAGCTCAAGGAAAATTAA